In Flammeovirgaceae bacterium 311, one DNA window encodes the following:
- a CDS encoding uroporphyrin-III C-methyltransferase (COG0007 Uroporphyrinogen-III methylase) has translation MTDARTDTTNHPLIPELYVIGAGPGDPELLTVKAYKVLQQAKVVLYDNLANRELLEITQADCEKIYVGKRPYGDYTPQENIHDLIREKAFSKGKVVRLKGGDPYIFGRGFEEVLYARQHGISTHYIPGITSMQASGFEDIPLTHRAISEGIWVLTGTKKDGSISDDLKLAMQSNATVVVYMGMKKAADIANTYIQAGNGHIPAAIVQHASLPHKKKAVGKVKDLPEMISQHQLTHPALIIIGWVVEVGK, from the coding sequence ATGACTGATGCCCGCACCGATACCACAAACCATCCCCTTATCCCAGAGCTGTATGTAATTGGAGCAGGGCCAGGAGATCCGGAGCTTCTTACCGTAAAGGCCTATAAGGTGCTGCAGCAGGCAAAGGTGGTGCTGTATGATAACCTGGCCAACCGGGAGCTGCTGGAAATTACACAGGCCGATTGCGAAAAAATATATGTGGGCAAGCGCCCCTATGGAGACTATACGCCCCAGGAGAATATTCACGACCTGATCAGGGAGAAAGCCTTCAGCAAAGGCAAAGTGGTGCGCCTGAAGGGAGGAGATCCCTACATATTTGGCAGAGGCTTTGAGGAAGTATTATACGCCCGGCAGCATGGCATCAGCACCCACTACATTCCCGGCATTACCAGCATGCAGGCCAGCGGCTTTGAAGATATTCCCCTTACCCACCGTGCCATCAGCGAAGGCATCTGGGTACTGACCGGCACCAAAAAAGACGGCAGCATTTCCGATGATCTTAAGCTGGCCATGCAGAGCAATGCCACGGTGGTGGTTTACATGGGCATGAAAAAAGCAGCCGATATCGCCAATACCTACATACAGGCTGGCAATGGACACATACCTGCCGCCATTGTGCAGCATGCCTCGCTTCCCCATAAGAAAAAAGCAGTTGGCAAAGTAAAAGACCTGCCCGAAATGATCAGCCAGCACCAGCTTACGCACCCGGCCCTCATCATCATTGGCTGGGTGGTGGAGGTAGGAAAATAA
- a CDS encoding molybdenum cofactor synthesis protein (COG0303 Molybdopterin biosynthesis enzyme), with product MKTITTTTLTEKKLVRYTEALQLINAHAGSFGRERVALDDADGRVLAEHIFADRDYPPFNRASMDGFAFRSSDWECGRRDYSIQETLYAGQIHEAELAPGACYKVMTGAAVPPCADVLVHREEALEYGHGTLMLPDRIKSYQNIVRIGEDIRSHEMIVPAQTACDPSLIGLLAGVGKKTLMVERMPRVALYTTGNEIVPVKEAVSGAQVRNSNKHLLLALLRKWKIKPDLCEHLPDNKTLLTLALQKALTHDIIILNGGVSSGDAEMVPQVLKKLGVEQVFHQVAIKPGKEIYFGKLPRGGVVFALPGNPFSCLVTFTLFIEEFLYSSFGLKQPVYQSTLLEQREKSHGLTEFFPVKIDAISSGVLPFSINGSGDIRAGVGAHALGVHLAGHQVIKRGTVINLIPLNTTLL from the coding sequence ATGAAAACAATTACAACTACTACTCTTACAGAAAAAAAGCTAGTCAGATACACAGAAGCACTCCAGCTTATCAACGCTCATGCCGGGTCTTTCGGGCGGGAGCGCGTTGCCCTGGATGATGCGGATGGCAGGGTGCTGGCTGAACATATATTTGCAGACCGCGACTATCCCCCTTTTAACAGGGCATCGATGGATGGCTTTGCCTTTCGCAGCAGCGACTGGGAATGCGGAAGACGCGATTACAGCATACAGGAAACCTTATATGCCGGACAGATCCATGAAGCTGAGCTGGCGCCGGGGGCCTGTTATAAGGTAATGACCGGAGCAGCAGTGCCTCCCTGTGCCGATGTGCTGGTGCACCGGGAGGAGGCGCTGGAATACGGCCACGGCACCCTGATGTTGCCCGATAGGATTAAGTCTTATCAGAATATTGTCCGGATTGGAGAAGACATCCGCTCCCATGAAATGATCGTACCAGCCCAGACTGCCTGTGATCCCTCACTAATTGGCCTGCTGGCAGGAGTTGGTAAAAAAACACTGATGGTAGAGCGGATGCCCCGTGTGGCACTTTATACTACCGGAAATGAAATTGTGCCGGTGAAGGAAGCGGTATCGGGTGCACAGGTGCGCAATAGCAACAAACACCTGCTGCTGGCCCTGCTCCGGAAGTGGAAGATCAAGCCCGATTTGTGTGAACACCTTCCGGACAATAAAACCTTACTGACATTGGCCTTGCAGAAAGCACTTACGCATGATATCATCATCCTGAATGGAGGTGTATCGTCGGGAGATGCTGAAATGGTGCCACAGGTACTGAAGAAGTTAGGTGTTGAGCAGGTGTTTCACCAGGTAGCCATCAAGCCCGGCAAAGAGATCTATTTTGGAAAACTACCCAGGGGAGGCGTGGTGTTTGCGCTCCCGGGCAATCCGTTTTCCTGTCTGGTTACCTTCACCCTGTTCATCGAAGAGTTTTTATATAGCAGCTTTGGATTAAAGCAGCCGGTGTACCAGTCTACCTTGCTGGAGCAACGTGAAAAAAGCCATGGCCTCACAGAATTTTTTCCTGTAAAGATAGATGCTATATCATCTGGCGTGCTCCCCTTTTCCATCAACGGTTCAGGAGATATTCGGGCTGGTGTGGGAGCGCATGCACTTGGCGTTCACCTGGCGGGGCACCAGGTAATTAAAAGAGGTACTGTTATTAACCTGATTCCGCTCAATACCACCCTGCTTTAA
- a CDS encoding Nitrate reductase, Nitrite reductase (NAD(P)H) (COG0243 Anaerobic dehydrogenases, typically selenocysteine-containing) produces the protein MSQNIQHKQTYTSTCCYCGVGCGVVVSKEKDGTVTVEGDKDHPVNRGMLCSKGLNLQYTVNDKSDRLLYPQMRYNKNMPLQRVSWDSALHRTAAVFKTFIDKYGPESVAFYASGQCLTEEYYVINKLIKGFIGSNNIDTNSRLCMSSAVAGYKMALGEDSVPICYDDIELADCFYVTGANPAWCHPILWKRVEAHKAANPEVKIVVVDPRATDSCSIADLHLQLTPGTDVVLNYAIGRLLIENGDIDWNFIKHHCQGFEQYQDEVFKQTLAEAAQICGLREDDIRLAARYIGNARGFISMWTMGLNQSAVGVDKNLSLLNISLITGHIGKPGSGPFSLTGQPNAMGGREVGGLSNLLAAHRNLNDPAHRAEVQQFWGGTTISEKPGLTATEMFEALNDGRLKAIWILCSNPLTSLPNARMAEEGLKKAKFVVVQEISNKPETLKYADVILPAAAWTEKEGTMTNSERRISYMSKITEPPGEALPDAEIICRFAQKMGFRGFDFPGFADIYQEHTRLTAGTNIDVSGVSYELLKVKKTLQWPYRSGQEGDGTKRLFTDKIFYTPSKKARLHAPPVVFRSEQPNADFPLILTTGRIRDQWHTMSKTGKVNKLKKHISQSFLEIHPADAEALQIGENDVVVVSSRRGEVRVKAKLSASIKRGVVFLPMHWGKILGSDLNRANNVTSDLLDPISKEPDFKYCAVKVEKYRKPFQRIVVIGAGAGAYGFVKSYREINPNDQITIFSKEDFPFYNRVMLPDYISGQQQWEQLVKMKDSEEPQYNIQLLRGVSVEKIDRSQKYVIDSRGNRTDYDVLLMATGSRAAVPRHVPSLPGIFTMRSRNDADNFKNHLPENAHVVIVGGGLLGLEMAASLREIGVKITIIQRVSRFLDRQLDVLGSQLLHEEMVDQGCDIYYDDEVQLYYGRSRLTGVGLKSGRRIDCDAMIIAIGTVPNLELARDCGLDCKRGVLVNERLQTSDPDVFAIGEIAEFEGILYGITAAAEQQAEVVAQYLNGDIASYYEGSTFMNIIKIHGFDLCSIGLPECPDEVNYEEVVFIDKAKRYYKKCIIHQDRLVGAILIGDKSEFLEFRDLISNRVELSEKRLQLLRSGAKSEPVLGKLVCSCNNVGSDNIRNKIAEGNCSDLKTLCAQTGAGTGCGSCRPEVKKILNESLEALAVAKVV, from the coding sequence ATGTCGCAGAACATACAACATAAACAAACCTACACCAGCACCTGCTGCTATTGCGGCGTAGGCTGTGGGGTAGTGGTCTCTAAAGAGAAAGACGGAACGGTAACAGTAGAGGGCGATAAGGACCATCCTGTAAATAGGGGTATGTTGTGCAGCAAGGGCCTAAATCTACAGTACACGGTGAATGATAAAAGCGACCGGCTGCTCTACCCGCAAATGCGCTACAACAAAAACATGCCGCTGCAAAGGGTTAGCTGGGATAGTGCCCTGCACCGGACTGCTGCCGTGTTTAAAACCTTTATTGATAAATACGGGCCTGAGTCTGTTGCTTTTTATGCCTCCGGCCAGTGCCTTACCGAGGAATATTATGTAATCAACAAACTTATTAAGGGCTTTATTGGCAGCAACAACATCGATACCAACTCTCGCCTGTGTATGAGCAGTGCGGTAGCCGGCTACAAAATGGCCCTGGGAGAAGATAGTGTGCCCATTTGCTATGATGATATTGAGCTGGCCGACTGCTTTTATGTAACAGGGGCAAACCCTGCCTGGTGCCATCCTATTCTCTGGAAGCGGGTAGAAGCTCACAAAGCAGCCAATCCGGAGGTGAAAATTGTAGTAGTAGATCCCCGCGCCACCGACAGCTGCTCTATTGCCGACCTGCACCTGCAGCTTACCCCCGGTACCGATGTGGTGCTGAACTATGCCATTGGCCGGCTGCTGATCGAGAACGGCGATATAGACTGGAATTTTATCAAACACCACTGCCAGGGTTTTGAGCAGTACCAGGATGAGGTGTTTAAGCAAACATTGGCAGAAGCAGCGCAGATCTGTGGCCTGCGCGAAGACGATATTCGCCTGGCAGCCCGCTATATTGGCAATGCCAGAGGATTTATCTCTATGTGGACCATGGGCCTCAACCAGAGTGCGGTAGGAGTAGACAAAAATTTAAGCTTACTCAACATTAGCCTCATTACCGGCCACATTGGCAAGCCAGGATCGGGCCCTTTCTCCCTGACCGGGCAACCCAATGCCATGGGTGGCCGCGAGGTAGGCGGACTCTCCAACCTGCTGGCTGCACACCGCAACCTGAACGACCCCGCCCACCGGGCAGAGGTGCAGCAGTTCTGGGGTGGCACTACCATTTCCGAAAAACCAGGACTTACCGCAACAGAAATGTTCGAAGCCCTGAACGATGGCCGCTTAAAAGCTATCTGGATCCTGTGCTCCAACCCCCTTACCAGTCTGCCCAATGCGCGCATGGCCGAAGAAGGCCTGAAGAAAGCTAAGTTTGTGGTGGTGCAGGAGATCAGCAATAAGCCCGAAACCCTGAAGTATGCCGATGTAATACTGCCAGCCGCTGCCTGGACGGAAAAGGAGGGCACCATGACCAATTCCGAGCGGCGCATCAGCTACATGAGCAAGATTACTGAGCCGCCCGGCGAAGCCCTGCCCGATGCGGAGATCATCTGCCGCTTTGCCCAAAAAATGGGCTTCAGGGGATTCGATTTTCCCGGCTTTGCCGATATTTATCAGGAACATACCCGCCTCACTGCCGGTACCAATATTGATGTGAGCGGTGTGAGCTACGAGTTGCTGAAAGTGAAGAAAACACTGCAGTGGCCGTACAGGAGCGGGCAGGAGGGTGACGGAACCAAACGCCTGTTCACCGATAAAATTTTCTATACTCCCAGCAAAAAAGCCCGGCTGCATGCGCCCCCGGTGGTGTTCCGGAGTGAGCAGCCTAACGCAGATTTTCCGCTTATTCTCACCACCGGCCGTATTCGCGATCAGTGGCACACCATGAGCAAGACCGGCAAGGTAAACAAGCTCAAAAAACACATCAGCCAGTCGTTTCTAGAGATACACCCGGCCGATGCCGAAGCGCTGCAGATTGGCGAAAACGATGTGGTGGTGGTAAGCTCCCGCAGGGGAGAGGTGCGGGTAAAGGCAAAGCTTTCTGCCAGCATTAAGCGGGGTGTTGTTTTTCTGCCCATGCACTGGGGTAAAATTTTAGGCAGCGACCTGAACCGTGCCAACAATGTAACCTCCGATCTGCTGGACCCCATCTCCAAAGAGCCTGATTTTAAATACTGTGCGGTAAAGGTAGAGAAGTACAGAAAGCCTTTTCAGCGCATTGTGGTCATTGGTGCCGGTGCAGGTGCCTATGGCTTTGTAAAATCTTATCGCGAGATCAACCCCAACGACCAGATTACAATCTTCAGCAAAGAAGACTTTCCATTCTACAACCGGGTAATGCTGCCCGACTACATCAGTGGGCAGCAGCAGTGGGAACAGCTGGTGAAGATGAAAGACTCTGAAGAACCCCAGTACAACATACAGCTGCTGCGCGGGGTGAGTGTGGAAAAGATAGATCGTAGCCAAAAATATGTAATTGACTCGCGCGGCAACAGAACGGACTATGATGTGCTGCTGATGGCTACCGGCAGCCGTGCGGCAGTACCCCGGCATGTGCCTTCCCTGCCTGGCATCTTTACCATGCGCAGTCGCAACGATGCAGATAATTTTAAAAATCACCTGCCGGAGAATGCTCATGTAGTAATCGTGGGTGGTGGCCTTTTGGGGCTTGAGATGGCCGCGTCCCTGAGGGAGATAGGCGTAAAGATCACCATTATTCAGCGTGTTTCCCGCTTCCTGGACCGTCAGCTCGATGTGCTTGGGAGCCAGCTGCTGCACGAGGAAATGGTAGACCAGGGCTGCGATATTTACTACGATGATGAAGTGCAGCTCTATTACGGCCGCTCCCGCCTCACTGGAGTTGGCTTAAAAAGCGGCCGGCGCATAGACTGCGATGCCATGATCATTGCCATTGGTACCGTGCCTAACCTGGAGCTGGCCCGCGATTGCGGCCTGGACTGCAAGCGGGGCGTGCTGGTAAACGAGCGCCTGCAAACCAGCGATCCCGATGTATTTGCCATTGGCGAAATAGCAGAGTTTGAAGGTATTCTGTATGGCATAACAGCTGCAGCCGAGCAGCAGGCCGAAGTGGTGGCCCAGTACCTGAACGGCGATATTGCCAGCTACTACGAAGGCAGCACCTTTATGAACATTATCAAAATTCATGGCTTCGACCTGTGCAGCATTGGTCTGCCCGAATGTCCGGATGAGGTTAACTATGAGGAGGTGGTGTTCATCGATAAGGCCAAGCGCTATTATAAGAAATGCATTATTCACCAGGACAGGCTGGTTGGCGCAATCCTGATTGGTGATAAATCGGAGTTCCTGGAGTTCCGCGACCTTATCTCCAACCGGGTGGAGCTAAGCGAAAAACGCCTGCAGCTATTGCGGAGCGGTGCAAAATCGGAACCCGTGCTGGGCAAGCTGGTGTGCAGCTGCAACAATGTAGGCAGCGACAACATTCGCAACAAGATAGCAGAAGGTAACTGCAGTGATCTTAAGACCCTCTGCGCTCAAACCGGTGCTGGTACTGGCTGCGGTTCCTGCCGGCCCGAGGTAAAAAAGATACTGAATGAAAGCCTGGAGGCGCTGGCTGTGGCAAAGGTGGTGTAA
- a CDS encoding nitrite reductase (NAD(P)H) large subunit (COG1251 NAD(P)H-nitrite reductase) has protein sequence MMNVNLDPLFQKPTVVVIGNGMVGYKFCEKLLAKTAAFELVVFGEEPRPAYDRVHLSEYFNGKSADDLSMASLDWYREKGITLHLGETIQEINRETKTIHSLKGITQSYDYLVLATGSSAFVPDVPGVEKNGVFVYRTIEDLEMIESYARTARKGAVLGGGLLGLEAAKALIDLGLEETHVVEFATRLMPRQIDSAGSNMLFNKLQALGLNVHLNKNTRIIAGEDKIKALEFTDGSTLDVDMLVISAGIRPRDELAKLAGLETGTRGGVVVNEKMQTSDGSIFAIGECALHNGMIYGLVAPGYEMAEVVATQLCAAGEREFRGYDMSTKLKLIGVDVASFGDPFVSEPDSRAIVFEDSHKGIYKRINISNCGKYLLGGVLIGDAGAYNILLQTVNNKIILPPNPEDLILGSRGGEAQAGAGVMSLPDEALICSCESVTKGMICSAVSEDDVTTVDGMKKCCKAGTGCGGCIPLVKDLINETLKANGTYIKNVVCEHFDHSRQELFDLLKINEIHTYDEALDQFGKGDGCELCKPTIASILASLWNDVIVKQQPIQDSNDRFLANIQKGGTYSVVPRIPGGEITPDKLLVIGGVAKKYGLYTKITGGQRIDMFGAHLSDLPAIWEELIDAGFESGHAYGKALRTVKSCVGSTWCRFGLHDSVSFAIEVEERYRGIRAPHKIKGGVSGCIRECAEAQSKDFGIIATEKGWNLYVGGNGGSKPQHAQLLAADIDKETCVKYLDRYLMFYIKTADALTRTATWLNKMEGGMSYLKNVIINDSLGINEELEREMQTLINNYKCEWKEVVDSPELRKRFVHFVNAPQEKDPNARFEPMREQVKAKEW, from the coding sequence ATGATGAATGTAAATCTTGACCCTCTCTTTCAGAAACCAACGGTAGTGGTGATAGGCAATGGAATGGTGGGCTACAAGTTCTGTGAGAAACTATTGGCTAAAACTGCGGCTTTTGAGTTGGTGGTATTTGGTGAAGAGCCTCGTCCGGCCTACGACAGGGTACATCTTAGCGAATATTTTAACGGAAAATCCGCAGATGACCTAAGCATGGCCTCGCTGGACTGGTACCGTGAAAAAGGCATTACCCTTCACCTGGGAGAAACCATTCAGGAGATCAACAGAGAAACAAAAACCATTCATTCCCTTAAAGGCATCACTCAGTCGTACGATTACCTGGTGCTTGCCACCGGATCATCGGCTTTTGTGCCGGATGTACCGGGGGTGGAAAAAAACGGTGTATTTGTATACCGCACCATCGAAGATCTGGAGATGATTGAGTCTTATGCCAGAACAGCCAGGAAAGGAGCTGTGCTCGGGGGCGGTCTGTTGGGCCTGGAGGCAGCTAAGGCACTAATCGATCTGGGGCTTGAAGAAACCCACGTGGTGGAGTTTGCCACGCGTCTCATGCCCCGCCAGATAGATTCTGCCGGCAGCAATATGCTGTTTAATAAGCTGCAGGCCCTGGGCTTAAATGTACACCTCAATAAAAACACCCGCATCATTGCCGGTGAAGATAAAATAAAAGCACTGGAGTTTACCGATGGCAGCACACTGGATGTAGACATGCTGGTGATCTCGGCCGGAATTCGCCCAAGAGATGAGCTGGCAAAACTGGCCGGACTTGAAACCGGTACCCGCGGCGGCGTAGTGGTAAATGAAAAAATGCAAACCAGCGATGGGAGCATATTTGCCATTGGCGAGTGTGCCCTGCACAACGGAATGATCTATGGCCTGGTGGCCCCCGGCTACGAAATGGCCGAGGTAGTTGCCACCCAGCTTTGTGCTGCCGGTGAGCGTGAGTTCCGCGGTTACGACATGAGCACCAAGCTTAAGCTGATCGGGGTGGATGTAGCCAGCTTTGGCGATCCGTTTGTATCTGAGCCTGATAGCAGAGCTATTGTGTTCGAAGACAGCCACAAGGGCATTTACAAGCGCATCAATATCAGCAACTGCGGCAAATACCTGCTGGGTGGCGTACTGATCGGCGATGCAGGCGCTTATAACATTTTACTGCAGACAGTAAACAATAAAATAATTCTGCCCCCTAATCCCGAAGATCTTATCCTGGGCTCCAGGGGCGGCGAAGCACAGGCAGGCGCCGGCGTCATGAGTCTGCCCGACGAAGCTCTGATCTGCTCCTGCGAATCGGTTACCAAAGGCATGATCTGCAGTGCTGTAAGTGAAGATGACGTAACCACCGTAGATGGCATGAAAAAGTGCTGCAAGGCCGGTACCGGCTGTGGGGGTTGTATTCCGCTGGTAAAAGACCTGATCAACGAAACGCTGAAGGCAAATGGTACTTACATCAAAAATGTAGTATGCGAGCACTTCGATCATTCGCGCCAGGAGCTTTTTGACCTGCTGAAGATTAACGAAATCCACACCTACGATGAGGCGCTGGACCAGTTTGGCAAAGGCGATGGCTGCGAACTTTGTAAGCCAACAATTGCCAGTATACTGGCCAGCCTGTGGAACGATGTGATCGTTAAGCAGCAACCCATCCAGGACAGCAACGACCGCTTTCTGGCGAATATCCAGAAAGGAGGAACCTATTCTGTAGTGCCCCGTATTCCCGGCGGCGAAATCACGCCCGATAAGCTGCTGGTAATTGGTGGTGTGGCTAAAAAATACGGGCTGTATACCAAAATTACCGGCGGCCAGCGTATCGATATGTTTGGTGCTCACCTAAGCGATCTGCCTGCCATTTGGGAGGAGCTGATCGATGCCGGTTTTGAAAGCGGACATGCCTACGGCAAAGCCTTACGTACCGTAAAAAGCTGCGTAGGCAGCACCTGGTGCCGTTTTGGATTGCACGATAGTGTATCGTTTGCCATTGAGGTAGAGGAGCGTTACCGTGGCATACGGGCGCCGCATAAAATTAAGGGCGGTGTTAGTGGCTGTATTCGCGAGTGTGCCGAGGCACAATCCAAAGACTTTGGCATTATAGCCACCGAAAAAGGCTGGAACCTGTATGTAGGCGGCAATGGAGGCTCCAAACCGCAGCATGCCCAGCTGCTGGCGGCAGATATCGATAAGGAAACCTGCGTCAAATACCTGGACCGCTACCTGATGTTCTACATCAAAACGGCCGATGCCCTTACCCGTACCGCCACCTGGCTGAACAAAATGGAGGGGGGCATGAGCTATCTTAAAAATGTGATCATCAACGACAGCCTGGGCATTAACGAAGAGCTGGAGCGTGAAATGCAAACGCTCATCAACAACTACAAATGCGAGTGGAAAGAGGTGGTTGACAGTCCTGAGCTGCGCAAGCGGTTTGTGCACTTTGTGAATGCGCCACAGGAAAAAGATCCGAATGCACGCTTTGAGCCCATGCGGGAGCAGGTAAAAGCCAAGGAATGGTAA
- a CDS encoding nitrite extrusion protein, nitrite facilitator (COG2223 Nitrate/nitrite transporter) has product MNALKGKATSIKLFSLKSIQMRTFHLSWFAFFLCFFGWFGIAPLMAVVRDELALTKAEIGNIIIASVAVTIIARLLIGWLCDKIGPRISYTLVLILGSIPVMFIGFSNSYESFLLFRLAIGVIGASFVITQYHTTMMFAPNVVGTANATTAGWGNLGGGVTQMVMPLIFAGFVGLGFLDAQAWRLAMVVPGIAMIICGILYYFYTTDYPHGNKSDVKITLGQKKKESVPFWKAAADIRVWALFVIYGACFGIELTINNIAAIYYHDFFQLDLATAGLIAGLFGLMNIFARTLGGFFGDKAGLRWGLSGRVWFLGIIILLEGFALMLFSQMTVLPLSIAAMIGFSLCVQMAEGATFSVVPFINKKAMGTVAGIVGAGGNAGAVAAGFLFKVESLSYPEALFIIGIVVAITSVLTLLVRFTPAMEKEAQAEMDYLMGEQKVEKSRALVYEPSEA; this is encoded by the coding sequence ATGAATGCTCTTAAAGGAAAAGCAACCTCTATCAAACTATTCAGCCTTAAGTCGATACAGATGCGTACTTTCCACTTATCCTGGTTTGCGTTTTTCCTGTGCTTCTTTGGCTGGTTCGGTATTGCGCCGCTCATGGCTGTAGTGCGCGATGAACTTGCGCTTACCAAAGCCGAAATAGGAAATATTATTATTGCATCAGTTGCGGTTACCATTATTGCCCGCCTGCTGATTGGCTGGCTGTGCGATAAAATTGGTCCGCGGATCTCCTATACGCTGGTGCTGATCCTGGGATCCATTCCGGTGATGTTCATCGGCTTTAGCAACAGCTACGAAAGCTTTTTGCTCTTCAGGCTGGCCATTGGTGTGATCGGAGCCTCCTTTGTGATTACCCAGTACCATACCACCATGATGTTTGCTCCCAACGTAGTAGGCACTGCCAATGCTACCACGGCTGGCTGGGGTAACTTGGGTGGAGGGGTAACGCAAATGGTAATGCCACTCATTTTTGCCGGATTTGTGGGCCTGGGTTTTTTAGATGCACAGGCCTGGCGCCTGGCCATGGTTGTGCCTGGTATAGCCATGATCATCTGCGGTATTCTCTATTATTTCTATACTACAGATTATCCGCATGGCAATAAATCAGATGTTAAAATAACTCTTGGCCAGAAAAAGAAAGAAAGTGTACCCTTTTGGAAGGCCGCTGCCGATATCAGGGTTTGGGCCCTGTTTGTAATCTACGGCGCCTGCTTTGGCATTGAGCTGACCATCAATAATATTGCTGCAATTTATTATCATGATTTCTTTCAGCTGGACCTGGCTACTGCAGGATTGATAGCAGGTCTGTTCGGACTCATGAACATTTTTGCCCGTACACTTGGCGGATTTTTTGGCGACAAAGCAGGTCTGCGCTGGGGTCTTTCCGGCAGGGTATGGTTTTTAGGCATCATCATCCTGCTGGAGGGATTTGCGCTCATGCTCTTCTCTCAAATGACGGTGCTTCCCCTTTCTATTGCGGCCATGATTGGCTTTAGCCTCTGTGTGCAAATGGCCGAAGGTGCTACCTTCTCGGTAGTGCCATTTATCAACAAAAAGGCCATGGGCACTGTAGCGGGTATTGTGGGTGCTGGTGGTAATGCCGGTGCTGTAGCGGCAGGCTTTCTCTTCAAGGTAGAGAGCCTCTCTTATCCCGAAGCGCTGTTTATCATTGGTATTGTAGTAGCTATTACATCTGTTCTGACCTTACTGGTGCGTTTTACACCTGCCATGGAAAAAGAAGCACAGGCAGAAATGGATTACCTGATGGGGGAACAAAAAGTGGAAAAATCAAGAGCGCTTGTGTATGAGCCCAGTGAGGCATAA
- a CDS encoding response regulator of the LytR/AlgR family protein (COG3279 Response regulator of the LytR/AlgR family), translating into MYNATRKIRCLLVDDEPHALAVLQAYLTHVPTIEVVGQCHNAIAAFGVLQSQPVDLMFLDIKMPQLLGTDFLKSLRNPPKVIITTAYPEYALEGYELDVVDYLLKPVSLDRFLRALQKVRMLEAAAVPVAASPDVLTPASDPFLYFRVDRKMVKVMVLDILYIESLKDYVKVFTADRQLITKQAISSLEEMLPEEKFLRIHRSYIIALDKIESFTQAHIVVAGKELPIGRHFKHEVEQVLKC; encoded by the coding sequence ATGTATAATGCCACCCGTAAAATACGTTGCCTGCTGGTAGATGATGAGCCGCATGCACTGGCAGTACTGCAGGCATACCTGACCCATGTACCTACCATAGAGGTGGTGGGGCAGTGCCATAATGCTATTGCTGCATTTGGTGTTTTACAGTCTCAGCCGGTGGATTTAATGTTTCTGGATATTAAAATGCCCCAGCTGCTGGGTACAGATTTTCTGAAGTCCCTCCGAAACCCTCCAAAGGTGATTATCACAACAGCTTACCCGGAATATGCCCTGGAGGGCTATGAGCTGGATGTGGTAGATTATTTACTGAAGCCTGTTTCCCTGGATCGCTTTTTACGTGCCTTGCAAAAGGTCAGGATGCTGGAAGCTGCTGCAGTGCCTGTGGCTGCAAGTCCCGATGTACTGACTCCTGCCAGCGATCCTTTTCTTTATTTTAGGGTAGACAGAAAAATGGTAAAGGTAATGGTGCTGGATATCCTATATATAGAAAGCCTGAAGGATTATGTAAAGGTATTTACTGCCGACAGGCAACTCATTACCAAGCAGGCAATATCCTCACTGGAAGAAATGCTGCCTGAAGAAAAGTTTCTGCGAATTCATCGTTCCTACATCATCGCCCTCGATAAAATAGAATCCTTTACCCAGGCTCATATCGTTGTGGCTGGAAAAGAGCTGCCGATTGGTCGCCACTTTAAGCACGAGGTGGAGCAGGTATTAAAGTGCTAG
- a CDS encoding NAD(P)H-dependent nitrite reductase, small subunit (COG2146 Ferredoxin subunits of nitrite reductase and ring-hydroxylating dioxygenases), whose product MLVLEIESSVEWMFVCYAEDVPENGGACVKVGEEQIAIFNFSRRGAWYATQNLCPHKQQMVLARGMIGSSGDTCEPKVACPFHKKTFSLLSGECLSGDDYQIKTYPVKVVEDRVYLGLEK is encoded by the coding sequence ATGTTAGTACTGGAAATAGAAAGCTCGGTGGAATGGATGTTTGTTTGCTATGCAGAGGATGTGCCCGAGAATGGAGGTGCCTGTGTTAAAGTAGGAGAGGAGCAGATTGCCATCTTCAATTTTAGCCGCAGGGGTGCCTGGTATGCTACCCAGAATCTATGTCCGCACAAGCAGCAGATGGTACTGGCAAGAGGCATGATAGGCAGCTCAGGCGATACCTGTGAACCTAAAGTGGCCTGCCCTTTTCATAAAAAAACATTCTCGCTGCTTTCCGGCGAGTGCCTGAGCGGCGATGATTACCAGATCAAGACCTATCCTGTGAAAGTAGTGGAAGACAGGGTGTATTTAGGCCTGGAGAAGTAA